One part of the Methylobacterium terrae genome encodes these proteins:
- a CDS encoding HD domain-containing protein, producing the protein MTAGRMLGIGSDAITPAFRSLEPYEVFALLLAILLHDAGNASGREGHERRAATIIQELGTTADLEQAEKRLIASIARAHGGRTPAGDKDTISHLPRRAEIIHVPVHAQRLAAVLRLADEFSENPRRADEGALREGSGAPPESIIHNLYCKTINISFDYVGHTIKTEYEVEKPNLSRQFQADSNPASSILLIDYIRERLEKGELERRYCNRFLNGFVTYDRISVTLDVTHDDEIIDKIGFYLEDSGYPTSGVDWATVASRLDGASLRDHLIPSVPQDDQS; encoded by the coding sequence ATGACAGCAGGGCGAATGCTTGGCATAGGAAGTGATGCCATCACTCCTGCGTTCAGGTCTCTCGAACCCTACGAGGTTTTTGCTCTTTTATTAGCGATCCTCTTGCATGATGCCGGAAATGCGAGTGGGCGTGAAGGGCATGAAAGACGCGCAGCAACCATAATTCAAGAACTTGGCACGACCGCAGATCTTGAGCAAGCTGAGAAGCGCCTTATTGCCTCAATCGCTAGAGCGCATGGAGGACGGACGCCCGCAGGCGATAAAGATACGATTTCTCATCTTCCGAGAAGAGCGGAAATCATACACGTACCTGTGCACGCGCAAAGGCTTGCTGCAGTGCTGCGCTTGGCAGACGAATTTAGTGAAAATCCGCGACGCGCTGATGAAGGCGCGCTTCGCGAAGGCTCTGGGGCACCACCCGAATCTATTATTCACAATCTGTATTGTAAAACTATCAATATTAGTTTTGACTATGTTGGTCATACGATTAAGACAGAATATGAAGTCGAAAAGCCAAATCTGTCAAGGCAATTCCAAGCCGACTCTAACCCAGCTTCAAGTATTTTATTGATCGACTATATTCGCGAGCGCCTCGAAAAAGGCGAGTTGGAGCGTCGATATTGTAATCGATTTCTAAACGGTTTTGTGACTTATGATCGTATTAGCGTCACATTGGATGTAACTCATGACGACGAAATCATCGATAAGATAGGATTTTATCTTGAGGACAGCGGCTATCCAACGAGCGGTGTTGACTGGGCAACAGTTGCGTCGAGACTGGATGGCGCATCGCTCAGAGATCATCTGATACCTTCGGTCCCGCAGGACGATCAATCATGA
- a CDS encoding DNA cytosine methyltransferase, translating to MIGIDLFSGSGGMTLGATLAGVKVKAAVEMNAAACKTYRSNHPSISLIEADLRTLENIDVGKRSEDLIIFGGPPCQGFSTSNQRTRNAANLKNSLYMEFVRLVSFMRPEWVVFENVAGILQTEAGFFSEAFQESLHKLGYEVCDALLNAAEYGCPQRRTRYFVVGALGRRPPDFPIPALDATPTLLEAIGDLPSLMNGASVDVLPYSGPPQSAYAASLRGQLEACSGHLVSCNADHIVARYSYIPQGGNWRNVPGMMRDGHDDRRRYHSGIYRRLREDEPSVVIGNFRKNMLIHPREDRGLSVREAARLQSFPDEYVFCGSIGHRQQQVGNAVPPMLARRVFERIMACSQGSAITDVSSTTLRGTPPELLNVQSGVFP from the coding sequence TTGATTGGAATCGACCTTTTTTCCGGTTCGGGCGGTATGACGCTTGGCGCGACACTTGCTGGTGTCAAGGTCAAGGCGGCAGTAGAGATGAATGCGGCCGCCTGCAAAACTTATAGATCCAACCATCCGTCTATATCGCTAATAGAAGCCGACTTAAGAACATTGGAAAATATTGACGTTGGCAAAAGATCTGAGGATCTTATTATATTTGGTGGCCCTCCGTGTCAGGGCTTCTCAACATCAAACCAACGGACGCGCAATGCAGCGAACCTAAAGAACTCCCTTTATATGGAGTTTGTTCGTCTCGTTAGCTTCATGCGGCCAGAGTGGGTTGTCTTCGAAAATGTTGCAGGAATTTTGCAGACAGAAGCTGGTTTCTTCTCAGAGGCGTTTCAAGAGTCGTTGCATAAGCTTGGGTATGAGGTCTGCGATGCGCTTCTCAATGCCGCAGAATATGGCTGCCCGCAGCGGCGGACGAGGTATTTTGTCGTAGGCGCACTTGGCCGCAGGCCTCCCGATTTTCCGATCCCCGCCTTAGATGCAACGCCTACCTTACTCGAAGCAATAGGTGACCTGCCCAGCCTAATGAATGGGGCTTCAGTTGATGTGCTTCCCTACTCAGGTCCGCCTCAATCCGCCTACGCTGCGAGCCTGCGCGGACAATTAGAGGCATGTAGCGGCCACTTAGTATCCTGCAATGCAGATCATATTGTCGCCCGATACTCGTACATCCCCCAGGGCGGCAATTGGCGCAATGTGCCCGGCATGATGCGTGATGGCCACGACGACCGCCGACGATATCACAGCGGCATATACCGGAGGCTGCGTGAGGACGAGCCATCCGTCGTCATTGGCAACTTTCGCAAGAACATGCTAATCCACCCCCGGGAAGATAGAGGGCTTTCCGTCCGTGAGGCGGCGAGGCTCCAATCATTTCCGGACGAATACGTGTTCTGCGGCTCCATCGGGCATAGGCAGCAGCAGGTGGGAAATGCTGTTCCACCGATGCTAGCCCGCCGGGTATTCGAGCGCATTATGGCTTGCTCACAAGGTTCAGCGATCACCGATGTCAGCTCTACTACCCTTAGAGGAACTCCTCCAGAACTACTCAACGTCCAGAGCGGCGTCTTTCCCTAA
- a CDS encoding helix-turn-helix domain-containing protein — protein sequence MPAPDPTDGLARRLRLEREARGWSLGDLSARSGVSKAMISKVERAEASPTAALLGRLSGAFGLSLSTLLARAEGEAGQVRREAAQPVWIDPATGYRRRQVSPHLAETPLDLTEVELPAGAEIAYPAASYAFIRQMVWMLDGTLTFREGEATHVLEAGDCLALGAPADCSFANRSERPCRYLVAVVRQR from the coding sequence ATGCCCGCGCCCGACCCCACCGACGGCCTCGCGCGCCGGCTCAGGCTCGAGCGCGAGGCGCGGGGCTGGTCGCTCGGCGACCTCTCGGCCCGCTCCGGCGTGTCGAAGGCGATGATCAGCAAGGTCGAGCGCGCGGAGGCGAGCCCGACCGCCGCCCTGCTCGGCCGGCTCTCGGGGGCCTTCGGGCTCTCCCTCTCGACCCTGCTGGCGCGGGCGGAGGGCGAGGCGGGCCAGGTCCGGCGTGAAGCCGCGCAGCCGGTCTGGATCGATCCGGCGACGGGCTACCGCCGCCGCCAGGTCTCGCCGCACCTCGCCGAGACCCCCCTCGACCTGACGGAGGTGGAACTGCCGGCCGGGGCCGAGATCGCCTATCCGGCGGCCTCCTACGCCTTCATCCGGCAGATGGTCTGGATGCTCGACGGCACCCTGACCTTCCGGGAGGGCGAGGCCACCCACGTGCTCGAGGCCGGCGACTGCCTGGCGCTCGGCGCGCCCGCCGATTGCAGCTTCGCCAACCGGAGCGAGCGTCCCTGCCGCTACCTCGTCGCCGTGGTGCGGCAGCGCTGA
- a CDS encoding response regulator transcription factor — MTNDPRILVIDDEPPIRKLLRVGLSSQGYAVAEAQNGRTALDLLEREAFALAILDLGLPDIAGHALLAQIRARRPDLPVIVLSSRDDEAGKVEALDLGADDYVTKPFGMNELLARMRNALRHQLAVGGERPVFRAGELSVDLVRRIVRVGEREVKLSPKEYDVLRLLVHHAGKVLTHAHLLREVWGTAADPQYLRVYVRQLRQKLEPEPERPRYILTETGVGYRMRAPD; from the coding sequence GTGACGAACGATCCCCGCATCCTGGTGATCGACGACGAGCCGCCGATCCGCAAGCTCCTGCGGGTCGGCTTGAGCAGCCAGGGCTACGCGGTGGCGGAGGCGCAAAACGGCCGGACCGCCCTCGACCTCCTGGAGCGGGAGGCCTTCGCGCTCGCGATCCTCGATCTCGGCCTGCCGGACATCGCTGGCCACGCCCTCCTGGCGCAGATCCGCGCCAGGCGGCCGGACCTGCCGGTGATCGTGCTGTCGAGCCGCGACGACGAGGCCGGCAAGGTCGAGGCCCTCGATCTCGGGGCGGACGACTACGTCACCAAGCCCTTCGGCATGAACGAGCTGCTCGCCCGGATGCGCAACGCGCTGCGCCACCAGCTCGCGGTCGGCGGCGAGCGGCCGGTGTTCCGGGCCGGCGAGCTCTCGGTCGACCTCGTGCGCCGCATCGTCCGGGTGGGCGAGCGCGAGGTGAAGCTCTCGCCCAAGGAGTACGACGTGCTGCGCCTGCTGGTGCACCATGCCGGCAAGGTGCTCACCCACGCCCACCTGCTGCGCGAGGTCTGGGGCACGGCCGCCGACCCGCAATACCTCCGGGTCTACGTGCGCCAGCTGCGCCAGAAGCTCGAGCCGGAGCCCGAGCGCCCGCGCTACATCCTGACCGAGACCGGGGTCGGCTACCGGATGCGGGCGCCGGATTGA
- a CDS encoding LemA family protein yields MTAPLLGRLRLAVLALTLATTLSACDAVNRVPTLEEAAKSRWGEVQNQYQRRADLIPNLVETVKGYAQQEKDVLVQVTEARAKATSVKVDAATVSDPQKFREFQDAQNQLSGALGRLLVTVERYPDLKSNANFLALQSQLEGTENRIAVARRDYIQAVQAYNTEIRTIPGRWIASTLYPEAKPMEAFTATPDASRPPNVKF; encoded by the coding sequence ATGACCGCCCCTCTCCTCGGCCGCCTGCGGCTCGCCGTCCTGGCGCTCACCCTCGCCACCACCCTCTCGGCCTGCGACGCGGTCAACCGGGTGCCGACCCTGGAGGAGGCCGCCAAGTCGCGCTGGGGCGAGGTGCAGAACCAGTACCAGCGCCGCGCCGACCTGATCCCCAACCTCGTCGAGACGGTGAAGGGCTACGCCCAGCAGGAGAAGGACGTCCTGGTGCAGGTGACCGAGGCCCGCGCCAAGGCGACCTCGGTGAAGGTCGACGCCGCGACGGTGAGCGACCCGCAGAAGTTCCGCGAGTTCCAGGACGCCCAGAACCAGCTCTCCGGGGCGCTGGGCCGGCTTCTCGTCACCGTCGAGCGCTATCCCGACCTGAAGTCGAACGCCAACTTCCTCGCCCTGCAATCGCAGCTCGAGGGCACCGAGAACCGCATCGCGGTGGCGCGGCGCGACTACATCCAGGCGGTGCAGGCCTACAACACCGAGATCCGCACCATCCCGGGCCGCTGGATCGCCTCCACCCTCTACCCGGAGGCCAAGCCCATGGAGGCCTTCACCGCCACCCCCGACGCCAGCCGCCCGCCGAACGTGAAGTTCTAG
- a CDS encoding Do family serine endopeptidase: MPQTTETSRFHRKALASVAAVTLMATGALGTAFLPPSTPAYAQALPQTPITTAEHPPGSFAPIVNRVKPGVVSVKVKLKDDASDDEDGGGQQNLQNVPPQLREFFRRFGEGGPGGGMGGGMQRPQRHGGGAAQGSGFFISGDGYVVTNNHVVNNAKSVEVTLDDGRTLPAKIIGTDPKTDLALLKVTDGAPFPYVKLAHGAPQVGDWVVAIGNPFGLGGTVTAGIVSARGRDIGAGPYDDFLQIDAPINKGNSGGPTFNVSGEVVGVNTAIASPSGGNVGLAFAIPSETVQAVVDQLRADGKVARGYLGLQIQPVTKDIADSLGLDKAKGALVNSAQDGTPAAKAGLKSGDVVQAVNGEPVSDARELSRRIASLKPGTKVDLAYVRGNKTETAQVTLGTLPNDTKVASANDNGGRRGDSQPRLGLSLAPAGQVGAGQEGVAVVAVDPDGPAAAKGIQEGDVILDVGGQPVSSLSDVATRIRAAETDGRKAVLMRIKNDKGTRFVAIGLQTKNG, encoded by the coding sequence ATGCCCCAGACCACCGAGACTTCTCGCTTCCACCGCAAGGCCCTCGCTTCCGTGGCGGCCGTCACCCTGATGGCCACCGGGGCGCTGGGCACCGCCTTCCTGCCGCCGAGCACCCCGGCCTACGCCCAGGCCCTGCCGCAGACCCCGATCACCACGGCCGAGCACCCGCCGGGCAGCTTCGCGCCGATCGTCAACCGGGTGAAGCCGGGCGTCGTCTCGGTGAAGGTGAAGCTGAAGGACGACGCCTCGGACGACGAGGACGGCGGCGGCCAGCAGAACCTGCAGAACGTGCCGCCGCAGCTGCGCGAGTTCTTCCGCCGCTTCGGCGAGGGCGGCCCCGGCGGGGGCATGGGCGGGGGCATGCAGCGCCCGCAGCGCCACGGCGGCGGCGCGGCGCAGGGGTCGGGCTTCTTCATCTCGGGCGACGGCTACGTGGTGACCAACAACCACGTGGTGAACAACGCCAAGTCGGTCGAGGTCACCCTCGACGACGGCCGCACCCTGCCGGCCAAGATCATCGGCACCGACCCGAAGACCGACCTCGCGCTCCTCAAGGTCACCGACGGCGCGCCGTTCCCCTACGTGAAGCTCGCCCACGGCGCGCCGCAGGTCGGCGACTGGGTGGTGGCGATCGGCAACCCGTTCGGCCTCGGCGGCACCGTCACCGCCGGCATCGTCTCGGCCCGCGGCCGCGACATCGGCGCCGGTCCCTACGACGATTTCCTGCAGATCGACGCGCCGATCAACAAGGGCAATTCGGGCGGGCCGACCTTCAACGTCTCGGGCGAGGTGGTGGGCGTCAACACCGCGATCGCCTCGCCGTCGGGCGGCAACGTGGGCCTCGCCTTCGCGATCCCCTCCGAGACCGTGCAGGCGGTGGTTGACCAGCTGCGCGCCGACGGCAAGGTCGCCCGCGGCTATCTCGGCCTCCAGATCCAGCCGGTGACGAAGGACATCGCCGACAGCCTCGGCCTCGACAAGGCCAAGGGGGCGCTCGTGAACAGCGCCCAGGACGGCACCCCCGCCGCCAAGGCGGGGCTGAAGTCCGGCGACGTGGTCCAGGCGGTCAACGGCGAGCCGGTGAGCGATGCCCGCGAATTGTCCCGCCGGATCGCCTCGCTGAAGCCCGGCACCAAGGTGGACCTCGCCTACGTCCGCGGGAACAAGACCGAGACCGCCCAGGTGACCCTCGGCACGCTGCCGAACGACACCAAGGTGGCGAGCGCCAACGACAATGGCGGGCGCCGCGGCGACAGCCAGCCGCGGCTGGGCCTGAGCCTCGCCCCGGCGGGTCAGGTCGGCGCCGGCCAGGAGGGCGTCGCGGTGGTGGCCGTCGATCCCGACGGTCCGGCGGCGGCGAAGGGCATCCAGGAGGGCGACGTCATCCTCGACGTCGGCGGCCAGCCGGTCTCGAGCCTGTCCGACGTCGCCACCCGCATCCGCGCTGCGGAGACCGACGGCCGCAAGGCGGTGCTGATGCGGATCAAGAACGACAAGGGCACCCGCTTCGTGGCGATCGGCCTGCAGACGAAGAACGGCTGA
- a CDS encoding methyl-accepting chemotaxis protein, with translation MKTGIRTRLYGGFGVLVALSAGLGAYALSSGSGTMARYEQRAKLERVALRVFSVNGLTHQLAGQALTYRFTQDPQSLEAMGRSLARIEETSAELERTAIAPERKAQYVAILASARSLKADTARLGTFGALIRDSKAKLFSGGDALTKASGALVAEVRANGTSGDIGRAAAVESATLLVRIANWRFLATMDAGGPATFGTNVRAAEAALKALADQDVLGAFAKPVAAVRQALGAYREHFEATATALAGSAALYDQGFQPTFAAIETAGNAARASIEAAVEGISASTTAAAGAAQALLVGLIAAVVALGAGLALLIARGILRPIRGMTGAMTRLAQGDLAVDVPSRDAVDEMGDMAKAVDVFRANAAARREMEARALADQSDRDRRVAAVDGLVRGFEADILASLDVVAAAAGQLDATAHAMTGVAEGTNRRAVAVGAASEETAANVQTVAVAAEELAASLQEVERQVLRSNEVAGLARREAEATGAAMGDLARAADEIGTAVTMISAIAGQTNLLALNATIEAARAGEAGRGFAVVAAEVKELAGQTTRATDAIAGQIARIQAAAGHASGAIRQIGETIVSVDEISGVIAATVTEQTATTNEISRTIGEAARGTQDVSGTIGEVTASARETGHAAGQVLDAARSLSAQSMTVKGQVDRFLAAIRAA, from the coding sequence GTGAAGACGGGTATTCGCACGCGCCTCTACGGCGGGTTCGGGGTTCTGGTGGCCCTCTCGGCGGGACTGGGGGCCTACGCGCTGAGCAGCGGCAGCGGCACCATGGCGCGCTACGAGCAGCGGGCGAAGCTGGAGCGCGTCGCGCTCCGGGTGTTCTCGGTCAACGGGCTCACCCACCAGCTCGCCGGCCAGGCGCTGACCTACCGCTTCACGCAGGACCCGCAGAGCCTCGAGGCGATGGGCCGGAGCCTCGCCCGCATCGAGGAGACCAGCGCCGAGCTCGAGCGCACGGCCATCGCCCCGGAGCGCAAGGCCCAGTACGTCGCCATCCTGGCGAGCGCGCGCAGCCTCAAGGCCGACACGGCGCGCCTGGGCACGTTCGGCGCCCTGATCCGCGACAGCAAGGCCAAGCTGTTCTCCGGCGGCGACGCCCTCACCAAGGCCTCCGGCGCCCTCGTCGCCGAGGTGCGGGCGAACGGCACCAGCGGCGATATCGGCCGCGCCGCGGCGGTCGAGAGCGCGACGCTGCTGGTGCGGATCGCCAACTGGCGCTTCCTCGCGACGATGGATGCCGGCGGGCCGGCGACCTTCGGGACCAACGTCCGCGCCGCCGAGGCCGCCCTGAAGGCGCTCGCCGACCAGGACGTGCTCGGCGCCTTCGCCAAGCCGGTCGCGGCGGTGCGCCAGGCGCTCGGCGCCTACAGGGAGCATTTCGAGGCGACCGCGACGGCGCTCGCCGGCAGCGCCGCGCTCTACGACCAGGGCTTCCAGCCGACCTTCGCGGCGATCGAGACGGCCGGCAACGCCGCCCGGGCCTCGATCGAGGCCGCCGTCGAGGGGATCAGCGCCTCGACCACCGCGGCGGCGGGCGCCGCGCAGGCCCTGCTGGTCGGGCTCATCGCCGCGGTGGTGGCCCTCGGCGCCGGCCTCGCGCTGCTCATCGCCCGCGGCATCCTCCGGCCGATCCGCGGCATGACCGGGGCCATGACCCGGCTGGCGCAAGGCGACCTCGCGGTCGACGTGCCCTCCCGCGACGCCGTCGACGAGATGGGCGACATGGCCAAAGCCGTCGACGTGTTCCGCGCCAACGCGGCGGCGCGCCGGGAGATGGAGGCGAGGGCGCTCGCCGACCAGTCGGACCGCGACCGGCGCGTGGCCGCCGTCGACGGCCTGGTGCGCGGCTTCGAGGCCGACATCCTCGCCTCCCTCGACGTCGTCGCGGCCGCCGCCGGCCAGCTCGACGCCACCGCCCACGCGATGACCGGGGTGGCCGAGGGCACCAACCGGCGCGCCGTCGCGGTGGGGGCGGCCTCCGAGGAGACCGCCGCCAACGTGCAGACCGTGGCGGTCGCCGCCGAGGAGCTGGCGGCCTCGCTCCAGGAGGTCGAGCGCCAGGTGCTGCGCTCGAACGAGGTCGCGGGCCTCGCCCGGCGCGAGGCCGAGGCGACCGGCGCCGCGATGGGCGACCTCGCCCGCGCCGCCGACGAGATCGGCACCGCCGTGACCATGATCTCGGCCATCGCCGGCCAGACCAACCTGCTCGCGCTCAACGCCACCATCGAGGCGGCGCGGGCCGGCGAGGCGGGGCGCGGCTTCGCGGTCGTCGCCGCCGAGGTCAAGGAGCTCGCCGGCCAGACGACGCGGGCGACCGACGCCATCGCCGGCCAGATCGCCCGGATCCAGGCCGCCGCCGGGCACGCCTCCGGGGCGATCCGGCAGATCGGCGAGACCATCGTGTCGGTCGACGAGATCTCCGGCGTGATCGCCGCCACCGTGACCGAGCAGACCGCGACCACGAACGAGATCTCCCGCACCATCGGCGAGGCCGCCCGCGGCACGCAGGACGTCTCGGGCACGATCGGCGAGGTGACGGCCTCGGCGCGCGAGACCGGCCACGCCGCCGGCCAGGTGCTCGACGCCGCCCGCAGCCTCTCGGCCCAGTCGATGACCGTGAAGGGCCAGGTCGACCGGTTCCTGGCGGCGATCCGGGCGGCCTGA
- a CDS encoding TPM domain-containing protein has product MRRFPGAGLLALLLVLWAGAATALDLPPLTGRVVDGAGLLAPEEAAALSARLKAHEDRTTDQVVVATVPSLQGTSVEDFANRLFRAWGLGTRARNNGVLLLVAPAERKVRIEVGYGLEGALTDALSKVIIASAVAPKFKAGDFPGGIRAGIDGILGILSGDAAEWQRKAEVREDSGSGLDPVLVVILLAVIGFVLMRLLAGGRGGPGRPHRRPGGNWIVVPGPSGGGFGGGMSSGGMGGGFGDGGGFSGGGGSSGGGGASGDW; this is encoded by the coding sequence ATGCGCAGGTTCCCGGGCGCCGGCCTCCTCGCCCTCCTCCTGGTGCTCTGGGCCGGGGCGGCGACCGCCCTCGACCTGCCGCCGCTCACCGGCCGGGTGGTCGACGGCGCCGGCCTGCTGGCGCCGGAGGAGGCGGCGGCGCTCTCCGCCCGGCTGAAGGCGCACGAGGACCGGACGACCGACCAGGTCGTCGTCGCCACCGTGCCCTCGCTCCAGGGCACCTCGGTCGAGGATTTCGCCAACCGGCTGTTTCGCGCCTGGGGCCTCGGCACCAGGGCGCGCAACAACGGCGTGCTGCTCCTCGTGGCGCCCGCCGAGCGCAAGGTGCGCATCGAGGTCGGCTACGGCCTCGAGGGCGCGCTCACCGACGCGCTGTCCAAGGTGATCATCGCGAGCGCGGTGGCGCCGAAGTTCAAGGCCGGCGACTTTCCCGGCGGCATCCGGGCCGGAATCGACGGCATCCTCGGCATCCTCTCCGGCGATGCCGCCGAGTGGCAGCGCAAGGCCGAGGTGCGCGAGGATTCGGGAAGCGGCCTCGATCCGGTCCTGGTGGTGATCCTGCTCGCGGTGATCGGCTTCGTGCTGATGCGGCTCCTCGCCGGAGGCCGCGGCGGTCCCGGCCGGCCGCACCGCCGCCCGGGCGGGAACTGGATCGTCGTGCCGGGCCCCTCGGGCGGTGGCTTCGGGGGCGGCATGAGCAGCGGGGGGATGGGCGGCGGGTTCGGCGACGGCGGCGGCTTCTCGGGCGGGGGCGGCTCGTCGGGGGGCGGCGGCGCCTCGGGGGATTGGTGA
- a CDS encoding TPM domain-containing protein, protein MPGPLGEAERARIAAAIKAAERGTAGEIVVMVAARSGAYRSLPPALALAGALLVPWPLILLTGLSATRIFLVQLVAALALLLSLAAEPVLARLPRALPRPLRRARARAAARHEFRARGLARTRGRTGVLIYVALAERYADVVTDTGVGTAPDCWRPVLDDLVAALRRDALADGLVRAVEATGAILAEAAPPRPGDTDELPNRVIVTD, encoded by the coding sequence ATGCCGGGGCCCTTGGGCGAGGCGGAGCGCGCCCGCATCGCGGCGGCGATCAAGGCGGCCGAGCGCGGCACGGCGGGCGAGATCGTCGTGATGGTGGCGGCCCGCTCGGGGGCCTATCGCAGCCTGCCCCCGGCGCTGGCGCTGGCCGGCGCCCTCCTGGTGCCCTGGCCGCTGATCCTCCTCACCGGGCTCTCCGCCACGCGGATCTTCCTGGTCCAGCTCGTCGCGGCCCTGGCGCTGCTCTTGAGCCTCGCGGCGGAACCGGTGCTCGCCCGCCTGCCCCGCGCCCTGCCCCGTCCCCTGCGCCGCGCCCGCGCCCGCGCCGCCGCCCGGCACGAGTTCCGGGCCCGGGGCCTCGCCCGCACCCGCGGCCGCACCGGCGTGCTGATCTACGTCGCCCTGGCCGAGCGCTATGCCGACGTGGTGACCGACACCGGGGTCGGCACCGCGCCGGATTGCTGGCGCCCCGTGCTCGACGACCTCGTGGCGGCCCTGCGCCGCGACGCCCTGGCGGACGGGCTGGTGCGGGCGGTGGAGGCCACGGGCGCGATCCTGGCCGAGGCCGCCCCCCCGCGCCCCGGCGACACCGACGAGCTGCCGAACCGGGTGATCGTGACCGACTAG
- the thyX gene encoding FAD-dependent thymidylate synthase: protein MKLSTEQDTEISAARAEIRQTSRPTVAALEAVLHHVIPVLDHGFIRVVDYMGDDSSVVQAARVSYGRGTRRISEDRTLIRYLMSHWHSTPFEMAEIKLHVKLPIFVARQWIRHRMASVNEYSARYSILDREFYLPAYENMAAQSTTNRQGRGVVLGPDEAAQVLEILRTDAERNYDHYVWMLNESADGSRPDDERAGLARELARMNLTLNSYTQWYWKSDLHNLFGFLRLRADPHAQYEIRAYADEILKLTEAWVPLSYEAFRDYRMEAASLSKQALAVIRKIVSGNNVSLEESGMTKREWDALNKLIHEK, encoded by the coding sequence ATGAAACTCAGCACCGAACAAGATACGGAGATTTCCGCTGCACGGGCGGAGATTCGGCAAACTAGTCGGCCTACCGTTGCAGCATTAGAGGCAGTATTGCACCATGTAATACCTGTTCTTGATCATGGATTCATTCGAGTCGTCGACTATATGGGCGATGATTCATCGGTAGTTCAGGCGGCCCGAGTTTCATATGGAAGAGGAACAAGAAGAATAAGCGAAGATAGAACGCTTATCCGATACCTAATGAGCCACTGGCATAGCACGCCATTTGAAATGGCGGAGATAAAACTGCACGTAAAGCTGCCTATATTTGTTGCGAGACAATGGATAAGGCACCGAATGGCGAGCGTTAATGAGTATTCTGCGCGTTATTCAATTCTTGACAGGGAGTTTTATCTTCCGGCATATGAAAATATGGCAGCTCAATCAACAACTAATCGACAAGGACGCGGTGTGGTACTTGGCCCCGATGAAGCCGCGCAAGTTTTGGAGATACTACGTACAGATGCCGAAAGAAACTATGATCATTATGTCTGGATGTTGAACGAAAGCGCAGACGGAAGTCGGCCTGATGATGAGCGTGCAGGTCTCGCTCGAGAGTTGGCACGAATGAACTTAACACTTAACTCATACACGCAGTGGTATTGGAAGTCAGATTTACATAATCTTTTCGGATTCCTACGCTTGCGAGCCGATCCACACGCGCAGTATGAAATTAGAGCTTATGCAGACGAAATATTGAAACTTACTGAAGCGTGGGTTCCACTTTCTTATGAAGCCTTCAGAGATTACCGAATGGAGGCTGCCAGTCTCTCCAAGCAGGCCCTTGCAGTAATACGTAAAATAGTTTCGGGCAATAACGTTAGCTTAGAAGAAAGTGGCATGACAAAGCGCGAATGGGACGCTCTGAATAAATTAATACATGAAAAATAA
- a CDS encoding peptide deformylase, with the protein MPARPLVLYPDPRLRLPAPPVTSFDEALRAFAGDLLDTLLSVSALGLTGPHVGAPVRLTIIRAALDLAPRVYVNPELVFASPETARHREGSVSMPGVDEEVERPARVRVRFCDLDGAAHEAEEEGFAAACLQHEIDQLDGVFWIERLSRLKRERVLKRYAKAAATARRG; encoded by the coding sequence ATGCCCGCCCGCCCCCTGGTGCTCTACCCGGACCCGCGCCTGCGCCTGCCCGCGCCCCCGGTCACCAGTTTCGACGAGGCCCTGCGGGCCTTCGCCGGCGACCTCCTCGACACGCTCCTGTCCGTCTCGGCGCTCGGCCTCACCGGCCCGCATGTCGGCGCGCCGGTGCGGCTGACGATCATCCGGGCGGCGCTCGACCTCGCGCCGCGGGTCTACGTCAACCCTGAACTGGTCTTCGCCTCGCCCGAGACCGCCCGCCACCGCGAGGGCAGCGTCTCGATGCCGGGCGTCGACGAGGAGGTCGAGCGCCCGGCCCGGGTGCGGGTGCGCTTTTGCGACCTCGACGGCGCGGCGCACGAGGCCGAGGAGGAGGGCTTTGCCGCCGCCTGCCTGCAGCACGAGATCGACCAGCTCGACGGCGTGTTCTGGATCGAGCGATTGTCGCGCCTCAAGCGCGAGCGGGTGCTCAAGCGCTACGCCAAGGCTGCCGCGACGGCGCGGCGGGGCTGA